In Actinoplanes derwentensis, the following proteins share a genomic window:
- a CDS encoding TerC family protein — MLEVSALGWIVTIGVIVALLALDLTLGVLRPHVVGFREAAGWSIFYIAVAIVFGVVFANFAGWDYGTEYFAGYIVEKSLSVDNLFVFVIIMTTFAVPEKYQQEVLTFGIIIALVLRVIFIALGAALLNAFSFMFLIFGLILLYTAVQLFRHRDEDPDVDENALVKTARRFLPVTDDFVDGKMITRVDGKRMVTPLFLTLLAIGGTDLLFALDSIPAVFGVTDQAYIVFVANAFALLGLRALFFLVKGLLDRLVYLSTGLSIILAFIGVKLVLHWAHKDINEAVPEVSTPISLGVIIGILIITTVASLMKSSKDPSLKAHPGSLRASPGSDKPAKK, encoded by the coding sequence ATGCTAGAGGTCTCCGCGCTCGGGTGGATCGTGACCATCGGGGTCATCGTCGCCCTGCTCGCCCTCGATTTGACTCTCGGGGTGCTCCGTCCACACGTCGTCGGCTTCCGCGAAGCCGCCGGCTGGTCAATCTTCTACATCGCCGTCGCGATCGTCTTCGGTGTGGTCTTCGCGAACTTCGCCGGTTGGGATTACGGCACCGAGTACTTCGCCGGGTACATCGTCGAGAAGAGCCTGTCCGTCGACAATCTCTTCGTGTTCGTCATCATCATGACGACCTTCGCCGTGCCCGAGAAGTACCAGCAGGAAGTCCTCACCTTCGGCATCATCATCGCGCTGGTGCTGCGGGTGATCTTCATCGCGCTCGGTGCCGCCCTGCTCAACGCCTTCTCGTTCATGTTCCTGATCTTCGGCCTGATCCTGCTCTACACCGCGGTGCAGTTGTTCCGGCACCGCGACGAGGATCCCGACGTCGACGAGAACGCGCTCGTCAAGACGGCCCGCCGCTTCCTGCCCGTCACCGACGACTTCGTCGACGGCAAAATGATCACCAGGGTCGACGGCAAGCGCATGGTCACGCCGCTGTTCCTGACCTTGCTGGCGATCGGCGGCACCGACCTGCTCTTCGCGCTCGACTCGATCCCCGCGGTCTTCGGCGTCACCGACCAGGCATACATCGTCTTCGTCGCCAACGCCTTCGCGCTACTCGGCCTACGCGCCCTGTTCTTCCTGGTCAAGGGCCTACTCGACCGCTTGGTCTACCTGTCGACGGGCCTGTCGATCATCCTGGCCTTCATCGGTGTGAAGCTCGTCCTGCACTGGGCCCACAAGGACATCAACGAGGCGGTTCCCGAGGTCTCCACCCCGATCTCCCTGGGCGTCATCATCGGCATCCTGATCATCACCACGGTCGCCAGCCTGATGAAATCCAGCAAGGACCCATCCCTCAAGGCCCACCCCGGCAGCCTCCGGGCCTCCCCCGGCTCCGACAAACCCGCCAAGAAATAG